From one Salmo salar chromosome ssa09, Ssal_v3.1, whole genome shotgun sequence genomic stretch:
- the nufip2 gene encoding nuclear fragile X mental retardation-interacting protein 2 isoform X1, with product MDDRHDGRVSEGCLKHVDESRPGPPNTWVEDDQHQYEDAQTEKTGNGKINETPVEREDTPSAPIPVAALHYSSSRQLETSNLKPKPPGKLLAIHIKGSSNSHFKNRMNCKNDTPSELKTRDSKSKSITLPNGVVLLNPGLYANGYPSKPGPDSGGSGSESGYITPKKRWAQRSAMAEESVTAGQEKAVLQAVMVPNKHETEPHTPEAAKTAAGSLSPTSIKGVSPVAQAPVDQVVELQCRTSEEKAAAGSVKKLEDRLGKAKLTSNKEDSWTLFKPPPVFPVDNSSAKTVPKISYASKVKENLNKAAVQAAGDSLPPQSQVPTRLSQVPMSAVKTITSPSFTNGPLSGEGNSCPLPAPLFTSTVFTAPMPVSLARKWESEASLSSNGTDMSGTPSMTTRELRKASLLVYPLGTSNMQPALSSACHVDSLAAKTNPKALVDIFQNQWGLSFINEPSGGPGVGPAVVGQPARKGQIVEITFQGGGPAALPLQVSATSTLRTDKPLFPKAYEQDRLTISQAPSSVGKSGPPLAPGPDAGLGGQAPGPDPLRGEAGSRGAIMSSFKHPGTELPLASPAQPVSVLAKEPSHPKGCDPGSCWGAFDLKAAVIYHTKEIEYIQNLQKQDSKGVVFYDQSKDGPVQLSHD from the exons TGTGGCTGCCCTTCATTACTCGAGCAGCAGGCAACTTGAAACTTCTAACTTGAAACCAAAACCTCCTGGGAAGCTCCTCGCCATTCACATAAAAGGCAGTAGCAATAGCCATTTTAAGAAcagaatgaactgcaaaaatgacACGCCTTCAGAGTTGAAAACACGTGATAGCAAGAGCAAGTCCATTACTTTACCAAATGGCGTTGTGCTCCTCAACCCTGGTCTGTATGCTAACGGCTACCCCAGCAAGCCTGGACCAGACAGTGGTGGCAGTGGTTCTGAGAGTGGATACATCACTCCCAAGAAACGCTGGGCTCAACGGAGTGCAATGGCTGAGGAGAGTGTGACTGCTGGGCAGGAGAAGGCTGTTCTACAGGCAGTTATGGTCCCTAACAAACATGAGACGGAGCCTCACACTCCAGAGGCTGCCAAAACAGCTGcaggctctctgtctcccacctcCATCAAAGGTGTCTCACCTGTGGCACAGGCCCCTGTGGATCAGGTTGTTGAACTACAGTGTAGGACCTCTGAGGAAAAGGCTGCAGCAGGCTCTGTTAAAAAGCTTGAAGACAGGCTGGGCAAAGCCAAGCTTACCTCCAATAAAGAGGACTCATGGACCCTCTTTAAACCACCCCCTGTCTTTCCTGTGGACAATAGTAGTGCCAAGACAGTGCCCAAGATTAGTTATGCAAGTAAAGTGAAAGAGAATCTAAACAAAGCAGCAGTCCAAGCTGCAGGTGACTCCTTACCTCCCCAGTCCCAGGTGCCCACCAGACTCTCCCAAGTCCCCATGTCTGCTGTCAAAACCATCACCTCCCCTAGCTTCACCAATGGACCCCTATCTGGAGAGGGGAATAGCTGCCCCCTCCCTGCGCCCCTTTTTACCTCTACTGTTTTCACTGCCCCAATGCCTGTCTCCCTTGCCCGCAAGTGGGAGAGTGAAGCATCCTTGTCCAGCAACGGCACTGATATGTCAGGCACCCCCTCCATGACTACTAGAGAACTGAGAAAGGCCAGTCTTCTTGTTTATCCCCTGGGCACTTCAAATATGCAACCCGCCCTCTCCAGCGCATGCCATGTGGACTCACTTGCCGCTAAGACAAATCccaaagctctggtggacattttcCAGAACCAGTGGGGACTGTCGTTCATCAACGAGCCCAGTGGAGGGCCTGGGGTGGGGCCGGCAGTAGTGGGTCAGCCAGCCCGGAAAGGCCAGATCGTGGAGATCACCTTTCAGGGAGGCGGCCCTGCAGCTTTGcctctacaagtctctgctaccTCCACTCTGAGAACCGACAAACCCCTCTTCCCAAAGGCGTACGAGCAGGACAGACTGACTATCTCCCAAGCCCCTAGCAGTGTTGGGAAATCAGGCCCTCCCTTGGCTCCTGGCCCTGATGCTGGGCTGGGAGGCCAAGCCCCTGGCCCAGACCCTCTGAGGGGTGAGGCTGGGAGTAGAGGTGCCATAATGTCCTCTTTTAAGCACCCTGGTACTGAGCTGCCTCTTGCCTCCCCTGCTCAACCTGTGTCTGTTCTGGCCAAGGAGCCCAGCCACCCCAAGGGTTGCGACCCAGGATCTTGCTGGGGGGCGTTTGATCTAAAAGCTGCTGTTATTTATCACACTAAAG AAATTGAATATATTCAGAATTTACAAAAACAAG ATTCAAAAGGAGTTGTGTTCTATGATCAGTCCAAGGATGGGCCTGTTCAGTTAAGTCATGACTGA
- the nufip2 gene encoding nuclear fragile X mental retardation-interacting protein 2 isoform X2, translating to MNCKNDTPSELKTRDSKSKSITLPNGVVLLNPGLYANGYPSKPGPDSGGSGSESGYITPKKRWAQRSAMAEESVTAGQEKAVLQAVMVPNKHETEPHTPEAAKTAAGSLSPTSIKGVSPVAQAPVDQVVELQCRTSEEKAAAGSVKKLEDRLGKAKLTSNKEDSWTLFKPPPVFPVDNSSAKTVPKISYASKVKENLNKAAVQAAGDSLPPQSQVPTRLSQVPMSAVKTITSPSFTNGPLSGEGNSCPLPAPLFTSTVFTAPMPVSLARKWESEASLSSNGTDMSGTPSMTTRELRKASLLVYPLGTSNMQPALSSACHVDSLAAKTNPKALVDIFQNQWGLSFINEPSGGPGVGPAVVGQPARKGQIVEITFQGGGPAALPLQVSATSTLRTDKPLFPKAYEQDRLTISQAPSSVGKSGPPLAPGPDAGLGGQAPGPDPLRGEAGSRGAIMSSFKHPGTELPLASPAQPVSVLAKEPSHPKGCDPGSCWGAFDLKAAVIYHTKEIEYIQNLQKQDSKGVVFYDQSKDGPVQLSHD from the exons atgaactgcaaaaatgacACGCCTTCAGAGTTGAAAACACGTGATAGCAAGAGCAAGTCCATTACTTTACCAAATGGCGTTGTGCTCCTCAACCCTGGTCTGTATGCTAACGGCTACCCCAGCAAGCCTGGACCAGACAGTGGTGGCAGTGGTTCTGAGAGTGGATACATCACTCCCAAGAAACGCTGGGCTCAACGGAGTGCAATGGCTGAGGAGAGTGTGACTGCTGGGCAGGAGAAGGCTGTTCTACAGGCAGTTATGGTCCCTAACAAACATGAGACGGAGCCTCACACTCCAGAGGCTGCCAAAACAGCTGcaggctctctgtctcccacctcCATCAAAGGTGTCTCACCTGTGGCACAGGCCCCTGTGGATCAGGTTGTTGAACTACAGTGTAGGACCTCTGAGGAAAAGGCTGCAGCAGGCTCTGTTAAAAAGCTTGAAGACAGGCTGGGCAAAGCCAAGCTTACCTCCAATAAAGAGGACTCATGGACCCTCTTTAAACCACCCCCTGTCTTTCCTGTGGACAATAGTAGTGCCAAGACAGTGCCCAAGATTAGTTATGCAAGTAAAGTGAAAGAGAATCTAAACAAAGCAGCAGTCCAAGCTGCAGGTGACTCCTTACCTCCCCAGTCCCAGGTGCCCACCAGACTCTCCCAAGTCCCCATGTCTGCTGTCAAAACCATCACCTCCCCTAGCTTCACCAATGGACCCCTATCTGGAGAGGGGAATAGCTGCCCCCTCCCTGCGCCCCTTTTTACCTCTACTGTTTTCACTGCCCCAATGCCTGTCTCCCTTGCCCGCAAGTGGGAGAGTGAAGCATCCTTGTCCAGCAACGGCACTGATATGTCAGGCACCCCCTCCATGACTACTAGAGAACTGAGAAAGGCCAGTCTTCTTGTTTATCCCCTGGGCACTTCAAATATGCAACCCGCCCTCTCCAGCGCATGCCATGTGGACTCACTTGCCGCTAAGACAAATCccaaagctctggtggacattttcCAGAACCAGTGGGGACTGTCGTTCATCAACGAGCCCAGTGGAGGGCCTGGGGTGGGGCCGGCAGTAGTGGGTCAGCCAGCCCGGAAAGGCCAGATCGTGGAGATCACCTTTCAGGGAGGCGGCCCTGCAGCTTTGcctctacaagtctctgctaccTCCACTCTGAGAACCGACAAACCCCTCTTCCCAAAGGCGTACGAGCAGGACAGACTGACTATCTCCCAAGCCCCTAGCAGTGTTGGGAAATCAGGCCCTCCCTTGGCTCCTGGCCCTGATGCTGGGCTGGGAGGCCAAGCCCCTGGCCCAGACCCTCTGAGGGGTGAGGCTGGGAGTAGAGGTGCCATAATGTCCTCTTTTAAGCACCCTGGTACTGAGCTGCCTCTTGCCTCCCCTGCTCAACCTGTGTCTGTTCTGGCCAAGGAGCCCAGCCACCCCAAGGGTTGCGACCCAGGATCTTGCTGGGGGGCGTTTGATCTAAAAGCTGCTGTTATTTATCACACTAAAG AAATTGAATATATTCAGAATTTACAAAAACAAG ATTCAAAAGGAGTTGTGTTCTATGATCAGTCCAAGGATGGGCCTGTTCAGTTAAGTCATGACTGA